The proteins below are encoded in one region of Homo sapiens chromosome 2, GRCh38.p14 Primary Assembly:
- the ANKZF1 gene encoding tRNA endonuclease ANKZF1 isoform X3: protein MSPAPDAAPAPASISLFDLSADAPVFQGLSLVSHAPGEALARAPRTSCSGSGERESPERKLLQGPMDISEKLFCSTCDQTFQNHQEQREHYKLDWHRFNLKQRLKDKPLLSALDFEKQSSTGDLSSISGSEDSDSASEEDLQTLDRERATFEKLSRPPGFYPHRVLFQNAQGQFLYAYRCVLGPHQDPPEEAELLLQNLQSRGPRDCVVLMAAAGHFAGAIFQGREVVTHKTFHRYTVRAKRGTAQGLRDARGGPSHSAGANLRRYNEATLYKDVRDLLAGPSWAKALEEAGTILLRAPRSGRSLFFGGKGAPLQRGDPRLWDIPLATRRPTFQELQRVLHKLTTLHVYEEDPREAVRLHSPQTHWKTVREERKKPTEEEIRKICRDEKEALGQNEESPKQGSGSEGEDGFQVELELVELTVGTLDLCESEVLPKRRRRKRNKKEKSRDQEAGAHRTLLQQTQEEEPSTQSSQAVAAPLGPLLDEAKAPGQPELWNALLAACRAGDVGVLKLQLAPSPADPRVLSLLSAPLGSGGFTLLHAAAAAGRGSVVRLLLEAGTLGPGHLILLRLTNQHVMSSEGSWRRIQMPTITTRLRSSGIGRTSRVGRHHRSWLDPFYFLQFYQR, encoded by the exons ATGTCGCCGGCTCCAGATGCAGCCCCGGCTCCTGCGTCGATCTCCCTGTTTGACCTCAGCGCGGATGCTCCGGTCTTTCAGGGCCTGAGCCTGGTGAGCCACGCGCCTGGGGAGGCTCTGGCCCGGGCTCCGCGTACTTCCTGTTCAG GCTCAGGGGAGAGAGAAAGCCCAGAAAGAAAGCTACTCCAGGGTCCTATGGATATTTCAGAGAAGTTATTTTGTTCAACTTGTGACCAGACCTTCCAGAACCACCAAGAACAG AGGGAACATTATAAGCTTGACTGGCATCGGTTTAACCTAAAGCAACGTCTCAAGGACAAGCCTCTCCTGTCTGCCCTGGACTTTGAAAAGCAGAGCTCCACAG GAGATCTTTCCAGCATCTCGGGATCAGAAGACTCAGACTCAGCCAGTGAGGAGGACTTGCAGACACTGGATCGGGAGAGGGCTACATTTGAGAAGTTGAGCCGACCCCCAGGCTTTTACCCTCATCGAGTTCTTTTCCAGAATGCCCAGGGCCAGTTTCTTTATGCCTACCGCTGTGTCCTAGGCCCTCATCAG GATCCCCCAGAAGAGGCAGAACTGCTGCTACAGAACCTGCAAAGTAGAGGTCCCAGAGACTGCGTGGTGCTCATGGCTGCAGCTGGGCACTTTGCTGGTGCTATATTTCAAGG AAGAGAAGTGGTGACACACAAAACTTTTCACCGCTATACGGTTCGGGCCAAGCGGGGCACAGCCCAGGGGCTTCGGGATGCCCGAGGTGGGCCATCACACTCTGCTGGAGCCAACCTGAGGCGCTACAATGAAGCCACACTATATAAG GATGTTCGTGACCTGCTGGCAGGGCCAAGCTGGGCTAAGGCGCTGGAGGAGGCTGGTACAATACTGTTGCGTGCTCCCCGCTCTGGCCGGTCTTTGTTCTTTGGAGGCAAGGGAGCACCCCTGCAAAGGGGGGATCCCCGACTTTGGGATATCCCCCTCGCCACCCGCAGACCCACCTTCCAAGAGCTACAGCGTGTGCTCCATAAGCTGACCACTTTGCATGTCTATG AAGAAGACCCTCGGGAAGCAGTCAGACTGCACTCACCTCAGACACACTGGAAAACagtaagagaggagagaaagaagcctactgaggaagaaataagaaagatctgCAGGGATGAAAAGGAAGCGCTGGGGCAGAATGAGGAATCTCCCAAACAGG GTTCAGGGTCGGAGGGAGAAGATGGCTTTCAGGTAGAGTTGGAGCTAGTGGAGTTGACTGTGGGGACTCTGGATCTTTGTGAGTCTGAAGTATTGCCCAAgcggaggaggagaaaaaggaataagaagGAGAAAAGCCGAGaccaggaggctggggcacatCGGACTCTTCTCCAGCAAACTCAAGAAGAGGAGCCTTCCACACAGTCATCCCAGGCAGTTGCTGCCCCCTTGGGCCCTTTGCTGGATGAGGCCAAAGCCCCTGGTCAGCCAGAGCTCTGGAATGCACTGCTTGCTGCTTGCCGAGCTGGAGATGTTGGAGTGCTAAAGCTGCAGCTAGCTCCCAGCCCTGCAGACCCTAGAGTTCTGTCTCTGCTCAGTGCCCCCTTGGGCTCCGGTGGCTTTACTCTCCTGCATGCAGCAGCTGCAGCTGGAAGAGGCTCAGTGGTTCGTCTGCTGCTGGAAGCAG GGACTCTCGGGCCCGGCCACCTTATACTGTTGCGGCTGACAAATCAACACGTAATGAGTTCCGAAGGTTCATGGAGAAGAATCCAGATGCCTACGATTACAACAAGGCTCAGGTCATCTGGAATAGGAAGGACAAGCAGAGTGGGAAGGCATCACAGATCCTGGCTAGATCCTTTCTACTTCTTGCAGTTTTACCAAAGATAA
- the ANKZF1 gene encoding tRNA endonuclease ANKZF1 isoform X6 encodes MSPAPDAAPAPASISLFDLSADAPVFQGLSLVSHAPGEALARAPRTSCSGSGERESPERKLLQGPMDISEKLFCSTCDQTFQNHQEQREHYKLDWHRFNLKQRLKDKPLLSALDFEKQSSTGDLSSISGSEDSDSASEEDLQTLDRERATFEKLSRPPGFYPHRVLFQNAQGQFLYAYRCVLGPHQDPPEEAELLLQNLQSRGPRDCVVLMAAAGHFAGAIFQGREVVTHKTFHRYTVRAKRGTAQGLRDARGGPSHSAGANLRRYNEATLYKDVRDLLAGPSWAKALEEAGTILLRAPRSGRSLFFGGKGAPLQRGDPRLWDIPLATRRPTFQELQRVLHKLTTLHVYEEDPREAVRLHSPQTHWKTVREERKKPTEEEIRKICRDEKEALGQNEESPKQGSGSEGEDGFQVELELVELTVGTLDLCESEVLPKRRRRKRNKKEKSRDQEAGAHRTLLQQTQEEEPSTQSSQAVAAPLGPLLDEAKAPGQPELWNALLAACRAGDVGVLKLQLAPSPADPRVLSLLSAPLGSGGFTLLHAAAAAGRGSVVRLLLEAGADPTVQCQDH; translated from the exons ATGTCGCCGGCTCCAGATGCAGCCCCGGCTCCTGCGTCGATCTCCCTGTTTGACCTCAGCGCGGATGCTCCGGTCTTTCAGGGCCTGAGCCTGGTGAGCCACGCGCCTGGGGAGGCTCTGGCCCGGGCTCCGCGTACTTCCTGTTCAG GCTCAGGGGAGAGAGAAAGCCCAGAAAGAAAGCTACTCCAGGGTCCTATGGATATTTCAGAGAAGTTATTTTGTTCAACTTGTGACCAGACCTTCCAGAACCACCAAGAACAG AGGGAACATTATAAGCTTGACTGGCATCGGTTTAACCTAAAGCAACGTCTCAAGGACAAGCCTCTCCTGTCTGCCCTGGACTTTGAAAAGCAGAGCTCCACAG GAGATCTTTCCAGCATCTCGGGATCAGAAGACTCAGACTCAGCCAGTGAGGAGGACTTGCAGACACTGGATCGGGAGAGGGCTACATTTGAGAAGTTGAGCCGACCCCCAGGCTTTTACCCTCATCGAGTTCTTTTCCAGAATGCCCAGGGCCAGTTTCTTTATGCCTACCGCTGTGTCCTAGGCCCTCATCAG GATCCCCCAGAAGAGGCAGAACTGCTGCTACAGAACCTGCAAAGTAGAGGTCCCAGAGACTGCGTGGTGCTCATGGCTGCAGCTGGGCACTTTGCTGGTGCTATATTTCAAGG AAGAGAAGTGGTGACACACAAAACTTTTCACCGCTATACGGTTCGGGCCAAGCGGGGCACAGCCCAGGGGCTTCGGGATGCCCGAGGTGGGCCATCACACTCTGCTGGAGCCAACCTGAGGCGCTACAATGAAGCCACACTATATAAG GATGTTCGTGACCTGCTGGCAGGGCCAAGCTGGGCTAAGGCGCTGGAGGAGGCTGGTACAATACTGTTGCGTGCTCCCCGCTCTGGCCGGTCTTTGTTCTTTGGAGGCAAGGGAGCACCCCTGCAAAGGGGGGATCCCCGACTTTGGGATATCCCCCTCGCCACCCGCAGACCCACCTTCCAAGAGCTACAGCGTGTGCTCCATAAGCTGACCACTTTGCATGTCTATG AAGAAGACCCTCGGGAAGCAGTCAGACTGCACTCACCTCAGACACACTGGAAAACagtaagagaggagagaaagaagcctactgaggaagaaataagaaagatctgCAGGGATGAAAAGGAAGCGCTGGGGCAGAATGAGGAATCTCCCAAACAGG GTTCAGGGTCGGAGGGAGAAGATGGCTTTCAGGTAGAGTTGGAGCTAGTGGAGTTGACTGTGGGGACTCTGGATCTTTGTGAGTCTGAAGTATTGCCCAAgcggaggaggagaaaaaggaataagaagGAGAAAAGCCGAGaccaggaggctggggcacatCGGACTCTTCTCCAGCAAACTCAAGAAGAGGAGCCTTCCACACAGTCATCCCAGGCAGTTGCTGCCCCCTTGGGCCCTTTGCTGGATGAGGCCAAAGCCCCTGGTCAGCCAGAGCTCTGGAATGCACTGCTTGCTGCTTGCCGAGCTGGAGATGTTGGAGTGCTAAAGCTGCAGCTAGCTCCCAGCCCTGCAGACCCTAGAGTTCTGTCTCTGCTCAGTGCCCCCTTGGGCTCCGGTGGCTTTACTCTCCTGCATGCAGCAGCTGCAGCTGGAAGAGGCTCAGTGGTTCGTCTGCTGCTGGAAGCAGGTGCTGACCCCACTGTGCA GTGCCAGGACCATTGA
- the ANKZF1 gene encoding tRNA endonuclease ANKZF1 isoform X4, producing MSPAPDAAPAPASISLFDLSADAPVFQGLSLVSHAPGEALARAPRTSCSGSGERESPERKLLQGPMDISEKLFCSTCDQTFQNHQEQREHYKLDWHRFNLKQRLKDKPLLSALDFEKQSSTGDLSSISGSEDSDSASEEDLQTLDRERATFEKLSRPPGFYPHRVLFQNAQGQFLYAYRCVLGPHQDPPEEAELLLQNLQSRGPRDCVVLMAAAGHFAGAIFQGREVVTHKTFHRYTVRAKRGTAQGLRDARGGPSHSAGANLRRYNEATLYKDVRDLLAGPSWAKALEEAGTILLRAPRSGRSLFFGGKGAPLQRGDPRLWDIPLATRRPTFQELQRVLHKLTTLHVYEEDPREAVRLHSPQTHWKTVREERKKPTEEEIRKICRDEKEALGQNEESPKQGSGSEGEDGFQVELELVELTVGTLDLCESEVLPKRRRRKRNKKEKSRDQEAGAHRTLLQQTQEEEPSTQSSQAVAAPLGPLLDEAKAPGQPELWNALLAACRAGDVGVLKLQLAPSPADPRVLSLLSAPLGSGGFTLLHAAAAAGRGSVVRLLLEAGTLGPGHLILLRLTNQHVMSSEGSWRRIQMPTITTRLRCQDH from the exons ATGTCGCCGGCTCCAGATGCAGCCCCGGCTCCTGCGTCGATCTCCCTGTTTGACCTCAGCGCGGATGCTCCGGTCTTTCAGGGCCTGAGCCTGGTGAGCCACGCGCCTGGGGAGGCTCTGGCCCGGGCTCCGCGTACTTCCTGTTCAG GCTCAGGGGAGAGAGAAAGCCCAGAAAGAAAGCTACTCCAGGGTCCTATGGATATTTCAGAGAAGTTATTTTGTTCAACTTGTGACCAGACCTTCCAGAACCACCAAGAACAG AGGGAACATTATAAGCTTGACTGGCATCGGTTTAACCTAAAGCAACGTCTCAAGGACAAGCCTCTCCTGTCTGCCCTGGACTTTGAAAAGCAGAGCTCCACAG GAGATCTTTCCAGCATCTCGGGATCAGAAGACTCAGACTCAGCCAGTGAGGAGGACTTGCAGACACTGGATCGGGAGAGGGCTACATTTGAGAAGTTGAGCCGACCCCCAGGCTTTTACCCTCATCGAGTTCTTTTCCAGAATGCCCAGGGCCAGTTTCTTTATGCCTACCGCTGTGTCCTAGGCCCTCATCAG GATCCCCCAGAAGAGGCAGAACTGCTGCTACAGAACCTGCAAAGTAGAGGTCCCAGAGACTGCGTGGTGCTCATGGCTGCAGCTGGGCACTTTGCTGGTGCTATATTTCAAGG AAGAGAAGTGGTGACACACAAAACTTTTCACCGCTATACGGTTCGGGCCAAGCGGGGCACAGCCCAGGGGCTTCGGGATGCCCGAGGTGGGCCATCACACTCTGCTGGAGCCAACCTGAGGCGCTACAATGAAGCCACACTATATAAG GATGTTCGTGACCTGCTGGCAGGGCCAAGCTGGGCTAAGGCGCTGGAGGAGGCTGGTACAATACTGTTGCGTGCTCCCCGCTCTGGCCGGTCTTTGTTCTTTGGAGGCAAGGGAGCACCCCTGCAAAGGGGGGATCCCCGACTTTGGGATATCCCCCTCGCCACCCGCAGACCCACCTTCCAAGAGCTACAGCGTGTGCTCCATAAGCTGACCACTTTGCATGTCTATG AAGAAGACCCTCGGGAAGCAGTCAGACTGCACTCACCTCAGACACACTGGAAAACagtaagagaggagagaaagaagcctactgaggaagaaataagaaagatctgCAGGGATGAAAAGGAAGCGCTGGGGCAGAATGAGGAATCTCCCAAACAGG GTTCAGGGTCGGAGGGAGAAGATGGCTTTCAGGTAGAGTTGGAGCTAGTGGAGTTGACTGTGGGGACTCTGGATCTTTGTGAGTCTGAAGTATTGCCCAAgcggaggaggagaaaaaggaataagaagGAGAAAAGCCGAGaccaggaggctggggcacatCGGACTCTTCTCCAGCAAACTCAAGAAGAGGAGCCTTCCACACAGTCATCCCAGGCAGTTGCTGCCCCCTTGGGCCCTTTGCTGGATGAGGCCAAAGCCCCTGGTCAGCCAGAGCTCTGGAATGCACTGCTTGCTGCTTGCCGAGCTGGAGATGTTGGAGTGCTAAAGCTGCAGCTAGCTCCCAGCCCTGCAGACCCTAGAGTTCTGTCTCTGCTCAGTGCCCCCTTGGGCTCCGGTGGCTTTACTCTCCTGCATGCAGCAGCTGCAGCTGGAAGAGGCTCAGTGGTTCGTCTGCTGCTGGAAGCAG GGACTCTCGGGCCCGGCCACCTTATACTGTTGCGGCTGACAAATCAACACGTAATGAGTTCCGAAGGTTCATGGAGAAGAATCCAGATGCCTACGATTACAACAAGGCTCAG GTGCCAGGACCATTGA
- the ANKZF1 gene encoding tRNA endonuclease ANKZF1 isoform X1 — protein sequence MSPAPDAAPAPASISLFDLSADAPVFQGLSLVSHAPGEALARAPRTSCSGSGERESPERKLLQGPMDISEKLFCSTCDQTFQNHQEQREHYKLDWHRFNLKQRLKDKPLLSALDFEKQSSTGDLSSISGSEDSDSASEEDLQTLDRERATFEKLSRPPGFYPHRVLFQNAQGQFLYAYRCVLGPHQDPPEEAELLLQNLQSRGPRDCVVLMAAAGHFAGAIFQGREVVTHKTFHRYTVRAKRGTAQGLRDARGGPSHSAGANLRRYNEATLYKDVRDLLAGPSWAKALEEAGTILLRAPRSGRSLFFGGKGAPLQRGDPRLWDIPLATRRPTFQELQRVLHKLTTLHVYEDPREAVRLHSPQTHWKTVREERKKPTEEEIRKICRDEKEALGQNEESPKQGSGSEGEDGFQVELELVELTVGTLDLCESEVLPKRRRRKRNKKEKSRDQEAGAHRTLLQQTQEEEPSTQSSQAVAAPLGPLLDEAKAPGQPELWNALLAACRAGDVGVLKLQLAPSPADPRVLSLLSAPLGSGGFTLLHAAAAAGRGSVVRLLLEAGADPTVQDSRARPPYTVAADKSTRNEFRRFMEKNPDAYDYNKAQVPGPLTPEMEARQATRKREQKAARRQREEQQQRQQEQEEREREEQRRFAALSDREKRALAAERRLAAQLGAPTSPIPDSAIVNTRRCWSCGASLQGLTPFHYLDFSFCSTRCLQDHRRQAGRPSS from the exons ATGTCGCCGGCTCCAGATGCAGCCCCGGCTCCTGCGTCGATCTCCCTGTTTGACCTCAGCGCGGATGCTCCGGTCTTTCAGGGCCTGAGCCTGGTGAGCCACGCGCCTGGGGAGGCTCTGGCCCGGGCTCCGCGTACTTCCTGTTCAG GCTCAGGGGAGAGAGAAAGCCCAGAAAGAAAGCTACTCCAGGGTCCTATGGATATTTCAGAGAAGTTATTTTGTTCAACTTGTGACCAGACCTTCCAGAACCACCAAGAACAG AGGGAACATTATAAGCTTGACTGGCATCGGTTTAACCTAAAGCAACGTCTCAAGGACAAGCCTCTCCTGTCTGCCCTGGACTTTGAAAAGCAGAGCTCCACAG GAGATCTTTCCAGCATCTCGGGATCAGAAGACTCAGACTCAGCCAGTGAGGAGGACTTGCAGACACTGGATCGGGAGAGGGCTACATTTGAGAAGTTGAGCCGACCCCCAGGCTTTTACCCTCATCGAGTTCTTTTCCAGAATGCCCAGGGCCAGTTTCTTTATGCCTACCGCTGTGTCCTAGGCCCTCATCAG GATCCCCCAGAAGAGGCAGAACTGCTGCTACAGAACCTGCAAAGTAGAGGTCCCAGAGACTGCGTGGTGCTCATGGCTGCAGCTGGGCACTTTGCTGGTGCTATATTTCAAGG AAGAGAAGTGGTGACACACAAAACTTTTCACCGCTATACGGTTCGGGCCAAGCGGGGCACAGCCCAGGGGCTTCGGGATGCCCGAGGTGGGCCATCACACTCTGCTGGAGCCAACCTGAGGCGCTACAATGAAGCCACACTATATAAG GATGTTCGTGACCTGCTGGCAGGGCCAAGCTGGGCTAAGGCGCTGGAGGAGGCTGGTACAATACTGTTGCGTGCTCCCCGCTCTGGCCGGTCTTTGTTCTTTGGAGGCAAGGGAGCACCCCTGCAAAGGGGGGATCCCCGACTTTGGGATATCCCCCTCGCCACCCGCAGACCCACCTTCCAAGAGCTACAGCGTGTGCTCCATAAGCTGACCACTTTGCATGTCTATG AAGACCCTCGGGAAGCAGTCAGACTGCACTCACCTCAGACACACTGGAAAACagtaagagaggagagaaagaagcctactgaggaagaaataagaaagatctgCAGGGATGAAAAGGAAGCGCTGGGGCAGAATGAGGAATCTCCCAAACAGG GTTCAGGGTCGGAGGGAGAAGATGGCTTTCAGGTAGAGTTGGAGCTAGTGGAGTTGACTGTGGGGACTCTGGATCTTTGTGAGTCTGAAGTATTGCCCAAgcggaggaggagaaaaaggaataagaagGAGAAAAGCCGAGaccaggaggctggggcacatCGGACTCTTCTCCAGCAAACTCAAGAAGAGGAGCCTTCCACACAGTCATCCCAGGCAGTTGCTGCCCCCTTGGGCCCTTTGCTGGATGAGGCCAAAGCCCCTGGTCAGCCAGAGCTCTGGAATGCACTGCTTGCTGCTTGCCGAGCTGGAGATGTTGGAGTGCTAAAGCTGCAGCTAGCTCCCAGCCCTGCAGACCCTAGAGTTCTGTCTCTGCTCAGTGCCCCCTTGGGCTCCGGTGGCTTTACTCTCCTGCATGCAGCAGCTGCAGCTGGAAGAGGCTCAGTGGTTCGTCTGCTGCTGGAAGCAGGTGCTGACCCCACTGTGCA GGACTCTCGGGCCCGGCCACCTTATACTGTTGCGGCTGACAAATCAACACGTAATGAGTTCCGAAGGTTCATGGAGAAGAATCCAGATGCCTACGATTACAACAAGGCTCAG GTGCCAGGACCATTGACACCAGAAATGGAGGCACGGCAGGCTACACGGAAAAGGGAGCAGAAGGCAGCCCGGCGGCAACGGGAGGAACAGCAgcagaggcagcaggagcaggaggagcgTGAACGAGAAGAGCAGCGGCGATTTGCCGCCCTCAGTGACCGAGAGAAG AGAGCTCTGGCTGCAGAGCGCCGACTCGCTGCCCAGTTGGGAGCCCCTACCTCTCCAATCCCTGACTCTGCAATCGTCAATACTCG ACGCTGCTGGAGTTGTGGGGCATCCCTCCAAGGCCTGACTCCCTTTCACTACCTCGACTTCTCTTTCTGCTCCACACGTTGCCTCCAGGATCATCGCCGTCAGGCAGGGAGGCCCTCTTCCTGA
- the ANKZF1 gene encoding tRNA endonuclease ANKZF1 isoform X5, giving the protein MSPAPDAAPAPASISLFDLSADAPVFQGLSLVSHAPGEALARAPRTSCSGSGERESPERKLLQGPMDISEKLFCSTCDQTFQNHQEQREHYKLDWHRFNLKQRLKDKPLLSALDFEKQSSTGDLSSISGSEDSDSASEEDLQTLDRERATFEKLSRPPGFYPHRVLFQNAQGQFLYAYRCVLGPHQDPPEEAELLLQNLQSRGPRDCVVLMAAAGHFAGAIFQGREVVTHKTFHRYTVRAKRGTAQGLRDARGGPSHSAGANLRRYNEATLYKDVRDLLAGPSWAKALEEAGTILLRAPRSGRSLFFGGKGAPLQRGDPRLWDIPLATRRPTFQELQRVLHKLTTLHVYEEDPREAVRLHSPQTHWKTVREERKKPTEEEIRKICRDEKEALGQNEESPKQGSGSEGEDGFQVELELVELTVGTLDLCESEVLPKRRRRKRNKKEKSRDQEAGAHRTLLQQTQEEEPSTQSSQAVAAPLGPLLDEAKAPGQPELWNALLAACRAGDVGVLKLQLAPSPADPRVLSLLSAPLGSGGFTLLHAAAAAGRGSVVRLLLEAGARTIDTRNGGTAGYTEKGAEGSPAATGGTAAEAAGAGGA; this is encoded by the exons ATGTCGCCGGCTCCAGATGCAGCCCCGGCTCCTGCGTCGATCTCCCTGTTTGACCTCAGCGCGGATGCTCCGGTCTTTCAGGGCCTGAGCCTGGTGAGCCACGCGCCTGGGGAGGCTCTGGCCCGGGCTCCGCGTACTTCCTGTTCAG GCTCAGGGGAGAGAGAAAGCCCAGAAAGAAAGCTACTCCAGGGTCCTATGGATATTTCAGAGAAGTTATTTTGTTCAACTTGTGACCAGACCTTCCAGAACCACCAAGAACAG AGGGAACATTATAAGCTTGACTGGCATCGGTTTAACCTAAAGCAACGTCTCAAGGACAAGCCTCTCCTGTCTGCCCTGGACTTTGAAAAGCAGAGCTCCACAG GAGATCTTTCCAGCATCTCGGGATCAGAAGACTCAGACTCAGCCAGTGAGGAGGACTTGCAGACACTGGATCGGGAGAGGGCTACATTTGAGAAGTTGAGCCGACCCCCAGGCTTTTACCCTCATCGAGTTCTTTTCCAGAATGCCCAGGGCCAGTTTCTTTATGCCTACCGCTGTGTCCTAGGCCCTCATCAG GATCCCCCAGAAGAGGCAGAACTGCTGCTACAGAACCTGCAAAGTAGAGGTCCCAGAGACTGCGTGGTGCTCATGGCTGCAGCTGGGCACTTTGCTGGTGCTATATTTCAAGG AAGAGAAGTGGTGACACACAAAACTTTTCACCGCTATACGGTTCGGGCCAAGCGGGGCACAGCCCAGGGGCTTCGGGATGCCCGAGGTGGGCCATCACACTCTGCTGGAGCCAACCTGAGGCGCTACAATGAAGCCACACTATATAAG GATGTTCGTGACCTGCTGGCAGGGCCAAGCTGGGCTAAGGCGCTGGAGGAGGCTGGTACAATACTGTTGCGTGCTCCCCGCTCTGGCCGGTCTTTGTTCTTTGGAGGCAAGGGAGCACCCCTGCAAAGGGGGGATCCCCGACTTTGGGATATCCCCCTCGCCACCCGCAGACCCACCTTCCAAGAGCTACAGCGTGTGCTCCATAAGCTGACCACTTTGCATGTCTATG AAGAAGACCCTCGGGAAGCAGTCAGACTGCACTCACCTCAGACACACTGGAAAACagtaagagaggagagaaagaagcctactgaggaagaaataagaaagatctgCAGGGATGAAAAGGAAGCGCTGGGGCAGAATGAGGAATCTCCCAAACAGG GTTCAGGGTCGGAGGGAGAAGATGGCTTTCAGGTAGAGTTGGAGCTAGTGGAGTTGACTGTGGGGACTCTGGATCTTTGTGAGTCTGAAGTATTGCCCAAgcggaggaggagaaaaaggaataagaagGAGAAAAGCCGAGaccaggaggctggggcacatCGGACTCTTCTCCAGCAAACTCAAGAAGAGGAGCCTTCCACACAGTCATCCCAGGCAGTTGCTGCCCCCTTGGGCCCTTTGCTGGATGAGGCCAAAGCCCCTGGTCAGCCAGAGCTCTGGAATGCACTGCTTGCTGCTTGCCGAGCTGGAGATGTTGGAGTGCTAAAGCTGCAGCTAGCTCCCAGCCCTGCAGACCCTAGAGTTCTGTCTCTGCTCAGTGCCCCCTTGGGCTCCGGTGGCTTTACTCTCCTGCATGCAGCAGCTGCAGCTGGAAGAGGCTCAGTGGTTCGTCTGCTGCTGGAAGCAG GTGCCAGGACCATTGACACCAGAAATGGAGGCACGGCAGGCTACACGGAAAAGGGAGCAGAAGGCAGCCCGGCGGCAACGGGAGGAACAGCAgcagaggcagcaggagcaggaggagcgTGA